The window TGGTTGCCGAAGGTACTGCGAAAGAAATCCTGAAATCGAAAACCCTAACTTCTGCTTACTTAAACGGAACCAAGAAAATTGAGACGCCTAAAATCCGCAGAAAGGGTAATGGACATAAATTATCGATTATTAAAGCTACCGGGCATAACTTAAAGTCGGTTTCGGTTGATTTTCCGCTGGGTAAATTTATTGCGGTAACCGGGGTATCCGGTTCGGGTAAATCGAGTTTAATTACCGAGACTTTATATCCGATATTAAACCACCATTTTTTTCGGGCTAAAAAAACTCCGCTTCCTTACGAGAAAATTAGTGGACTGAAAGAAATTGATAAAGTAATTGAGATCGATCAGGCACCGATTGGTAGAACTCCGCGATCTAATCCTTCAACTTATACAGGTGTGTTTTCTGATATCAGGAACCTGTTTGTACAGCTGCCCGAAGCAAAGATAAGGGGCTATAAACCGGGCCGTTTTTCTTTCAATGTAAAAGGCGGCCGTTGCGAAACCTGCCAGGGAGCTGGATTGAAGGTAATTGAAATGAATTTCTTACCTGATGTACAGGTGCCTTGTGAAGAGTGTGGAGGTAAACGCTATAACCGCGAAACTTTAGAAGTGCGTTTCAGGGGGAAATCGATCAGCGATGTGCTTGATATGAGTATTGAAGATGCCTGCGATTTCTTTGAAAATATTCCGATTATTTATAGAAAAATAAAAACCTTAAAGGATGTTGGTTTAGGCTACATTACTTTGGGCCAATCGTCAGTTACCCTTTCGGGTGGCGAGGCTCAGCGGGTTAAGCTGGCTACCGAACTATCTAAAAAAGATACCGGCAAAACATTCTATATTTTAGATGAACCTACAACCGGACTCCATTTCGAAGATATTCACGTGCTTTTAGGCGTGCTGCAGGAGCTGGTTGATAAGGGAAATACCATTTTGGTGATTGAACACAATTTAGATGTGGTAAAAGTTGCTGATTGGGTAATTGATTTGGGTGAAGAAGGTGGTGCTGGCGGAGGAAGAATCCTGTTTGAAGGTACACCCGAAGGTTTAATCCAGAACCCGATCAGTTTAACTGGTAAATTTTTGAAAAAGGAAATGGATTGGGAAGCAAGTCTTGAGCAGTTAGAAGGAAGCAAGCAAAAGGCTGCGCCTAAAACACCGAAAACAAAAAAGAAGAAGAATTAATTTTTAAGAGCGTCACCCTGAACTTGTTTCAGAGCCTCTCCAAAAGAGTAGTCCGATTAATTGATCCCATCTTACATCACCCATTTTCCATCATCCATCTTACATTACAAAAATGATTTTTACCGATACCCATACCCATTTATATTACGAGCAGGATGCCGAAAAGCAGGCGCAGTTAATGGAGCGCTGTTTTGAAAACAATGTGAACCGTTTGTTTCTGCCAAATGTAGATGTAAAATCGATTGCGATGATTGATGATCTTGTGGCAAAATATCCGGCAAATTGTTACGCTATGGCAGGTTTGCACCCTTGCGATGTAAAAGAAGATTACCTGAGTGTACTTGACGAAATCAATGCAAGTATTGTCGGACGGAAAATTTATGCCATCGGCGAAATTGGAATCGATTTATATTGGGATAAAACTACGTTGGCGATTCAGCAAGATGCCTTTCATAAACAGATTGCCTTGGCAAAAGATTTGGGGCTGCCGATCGTAATCCATTGCCGTGAAGCCTTTGATGAGGTTTTTGAAGTTTTGGAAAGTGAAAAGGACGAAAAACTTCGTGGAATTTTCCATTGCTTTACCGGTAATTTGGCACAGGCAAAACAGGCCATTGATTTAAATTTTTATTTGGGTATAGGCGGGGTTGTTACTTATAAAAAAGCAGGGCTGGATGCTGTGCTTGCTGATATTCCATTATCGAATGTTGTGCTGGAAACCGATTCGCCCTATCTGGCACCTGTGCCATTCCGGGGTAAACCCAACGAAAGCAGTTACCTGATTTATATTGCCCAGAAACTGGCTGATATTTATGACGCTCCTATCGAAGAGATTGCGGCAGTAACTACAGAGAATTCGAAAAAGATTTTTGGCGTTTAAAAAGAATTTCTGCTACTAGTTGGTGTCTTTACCAACCAGCTTAGCTCATCGTTATTAGTTTCGGTCGGTGGAGACACCAATCGATAGAAAGACTATCGTCATGCTGAACTTCCGGCCGGTCGGCCGGGTGTTTCAGCATCTGTCGGTAGAGTTCCGAAGGGCTCTACGGATTCTTAGTGGAACAGAGTCTCTGACTCGTTCTGGTTATTTTGTTTCATCTACTGTTTCGTGTACCCACCAGCCAGCTGAGTATATCTACTTTGCTGATTTGTTAACGAAAAACTAATTTTTTTAATTTATTGATAACAAAAATGTTTTAATAGATGTTTTTGTTGCTAATTTCAAAATATCGCCCGATCATTTGTAATTTTTTGCTTTCTTTGCGGTGAGCAACCTTCACCAACCAAATGACCAAAGTACTTATAATTTATACCGGTGGTACCATCGGTATGGTTAACGATCCTACCAACGGGATGTTAGTTCCCTTTAATTTCGAACAAATCAAAGAAAATGTTCCGGAATTAAATCGTTTAGATTATCATTTAGACGTACATTCCTTTAATCCGGTACTCGATTCTTCGAACATGGATCCCGAAATCTGGAAGACTTTGGCCGACCTGATTTATAATAAATATGATCAGTACGACGGTTTTGTAATTTTGCATGGTTCTGATACCATGGCTTTTACTGCTTCGGCATTGAGTTTTATGCTCGAAAATCTCGATAAACCTGTTGTTTTAACCGGTTCGCAATTACCAATCGGCGAAATCAGGACGGATGCGAAAGAGAATTTAATTACAGCGCTGGAAATAGCCGCTACCAAAGAAGATGGTAGGGCATTGTTTCCTGAGGTTTGCATTTATTTTGATGCGCAGCTGTTTAGGGGCAACCGTTCTATTAAATACAATAGTGAGAAATTCGAGGCCTTCCGCTCACCCAATTACCCGATTTTAGCCGAGGCTGGTGTTCACCTGCAGTTCTACAGAAATTATATCATTAAAGCCCCGCAGGGCAAATTAACCCTGCATACCAATTTCAATTCGAATATCGGTGTGCTGAAATTATATCCGGGCATTACCCCACAAGCCGTTCAGGCCATTACCGATTCGAAAGTAGATGCCATTATTTTAGAAACATTCGGTTCGGGTAATACCACCACCGCGCAATGGTTTTTAGATAGTTTGCGTCAGGCCATTTTAAATGGAAAAATCATCAT is drawn from Pedobacter sp. HDW13 and contains these coding sequences:
- a CDS encoding asparaginase → MTKVLIIYTGGTIGMVNDPTNGMLVPFNFEQIKENVPELNRLDYHLDVHSFNPVLDSSNMDPEIWKTLADLIYNKYDQYDGFVILHGSDTMAFTASALSFMLENLDKPVVLTGSQLPIGEIRTDAKENLITALEIAATKEDGRALFPEVCIYFDAQLFRGNRSIKYNSEKFEAFRSPNYPILAEAGVHLQFYRNYIIKAPQGKLTLHTNFNSNIGVLKLYPGITPQAVQAITDSKVDAIILETFGSGNTTTAQWFLDSLRQAILNGKIIIDISQCKKGSVQLGRYETSRELLKMGVLSGYDLTFEATVTKLMFVMGLGLPLEESRRLMEEPLRGELTKD
- a CDS encoding TatD family hydrolase → MIFTDTHTHLYYEQDAEKQAQLMERCFENNVNRLFLPNVDVKSIAMIDDLVAKYPANCYAMAGLHPCDVKEDYLSVLDEINASIVGRKIYAIGEIGIDLYWDKTTLAIQQDAFHKQIALAKDLGLPIVIHCREAFDEVFEVLESEKDEKLRGIFHCFTGNLAQAKQAIDLNFYLGIGGVVTYKKAGLDAVLADIPLSNVVLETDSPYLAPVPFRGKPNESSYLIYIAQKLADIYDAPIEEIAAVTTENSKKIFGV